In Vibrio lentus, a single genomic region encodes these proteins:
- the rmuC gene encoding DNA recombination protein RmuC, whose protein sequence is MQWIIEHQATLIAAISGALVSGGVVGWWIKQKFSFQQRLLEQQLESDRLLHESQQSQLKSSLAEAQQELNELDDDRDKAAFELKQAHGKVMAAMEKLRYFEAVKQERQQYADDINVLKEHKSELEAELREQEARHDQENLANSEKLQLLEQAESRLKQQFELLANQLFESKTAKVDQQNKQSLEGLLSPLREQLEGFKKQVNDSFSQEAKERHTLVHELKNLQRLNESMTREAVNLTQALKGDNKQQGNWGEVVLARVLADSGLREGHEYQTQVNLQNDAGKRYQPDVIVHLPQDKQVVVDSKMALVAFERYFNAETDQQRDAALRDHLASLRAHIKGLSQKDYHQLKGIQSLDYVLMFIPVEPAFQVAIQADPSLVKDAMEQNIILVSPTTLLVALRTIDNLWRNERQNQNAQIIAERASKLYDKLRLFVDDMEGLGSSLDRANQSYQGAMNKLVTGRGNVIRQAESFKQLGVEVKKPISVGLAEIAQNEAFSENASLVERQPAEDKVN, encoded by the coding sequence ATGCAATGGATTATCGAACATCAGGCAACGCTTATTGCTGCTATTTCCGGCGCGCTCGTCAGCGGCGGTGTGGTGGGCTGGTGGATCAAACAGAAGTTCTCTTTTCAGCAGCGACTTCTTGAACAGCAACTAGAGTCCGACCGTTTGCTGCATGAGTCACAACAATCTCAGCTCAAATCTTCACTCGCAGAGGCACAACAAGAGCTCAATGAGCTGGATGATGATCGAGATAAAGCGGCATTTGAACTTAAGCAGGCACATGGCAAGGTGATGGCTGCGATGGAGAAGCTGCGCTATTTTGAAGCCGTGAAGCAAGAGCGTCAGCAGTATGCCGACGATATTAATGTTCTTAAGGAGCATAAGTCTGAGTTGGAGGCTGAGCTTCGCGAGCAAGAAGCTCGGCACGACCAAGAAAACCTCGCCAACAGTGAAAAACTGCAATTGTTAGAGCAGGCAGAGTCCCGATTGAAGCAGCAGTTCGAACTGTTAGCGAATCAACTGTTTGAGAGCAAAACCGCTAAGGTCGATCAACAAAACAAGCAAAGCTTAGAGGGTTTGTTGTCTCCATTGAGAGAGCAGTTAGAAGGCTTTAAGAAGCAGGTTAATGATAGCTTCAGTCAAGAAGCCAAAGAGCGTCACACCTTAGTTCATGAGCTTAAAAACCTGCAGCGTCTCAATGAGAGCATGACGCGTGAAGCGGTTAACCTGACTCAGGCGTTAAAGGGTGATAATAAGCAACAAGGTAACTGGGGCGAAGTGGTACTGGCTCGTGTGTTGGCGGATTCAGGCTTAAGAGAAGGCCATGAATATCAAACTCAGGTGAACCTGCAAAACGATGCCGGAAAGCGTTACCAACCGGATGTGATTGTGCATTTGCCACAAGACAAGCAAGTGGTGGTGGATTCGAAAATGGCGTTGGTGGCATTTGAGCGCTACTTCAACGCTGAGACCGATCAACAACGCGACGCAGCACTGCGTGATCATTTGGCTTCACTGCGAGCGCACATTAAAGGCTTGAGTCAGAAGGATTATCATCAACTCAAAGGCATACAGAGCCTTGATTATGTATTGATGTTTATTCCGGTAGAACCTGCGTTTCAAGTTGCGATTCAAGCTGACCCTAGCTTGGTCAAAGACGCGATGGAACAAAACATTATCTTAGTCAGCCCTACGACCTTGCTGGTGGCACTGCGTACCATTGATAACCTGTGGCGCAACGAAAGACAGAACCAGAATGCACAAATCATTGCAGAGCGGGCGAGCAAACTTTACGACAAGCTGCGCTTGTTTGTGGATGATATGGAAGGTCTTGGCAGTTCACTTGATAGAGCCAACCAAAGCTATCAAGGTGCCATGAATAAGCTGGTGACTGGTCGTGGTAACGTGATTCGTCAGGCCGAAAGCTTTAAGCAATTGGGTGTTGAGGTGAAGAAACCTATCTCAGTTGGCTTGGCGGAAATCGCTCAAAATGAGGCTTTTTCAGAAAATGCCTCCTTAGTAGAAAGACAACCCGCTGAGGATAAAGTAAACTAA